The stretch of DNA ACTCACGCTGGCGGCTGTCGGCATCGTTTATGGCGACATCGGTACCAGCCCCCTCTACACCCTCAAAACCATCTTCGATCCCGAGCACGGCCTGGCGCTGAGCGAAGGCAATCTGCTGGGCATCATTTCGCTGATTTTCTGGGGGCTGACGCTGATCGTGTCGCTGAAATACGTGACGCTGGTGCTGCGCGCCGATAACCGCGGCGAAGGCGGCATCATGGCGCTGATGGCGCTGGCGCTGAATTCGGTGACCAAGGCGGCGCCGCGCTGGCACTATCCGCTGATGCTGCTGGGCGTCTTCGGCGCCACCATGTTCTACGGCGACTCGGTAATCACCCCGGCGATTTCGGTGCTGGGCGCGATCGAGGGCCTGGAAGTGGCGGCGACCGGACTGGAACAGTACATCGTGCCGCTGACCATCATCGTACTGATCACGCTGTACGCCATGCAGCGCCACGGCACCGCCGGCATCGGCCGCTTCTTCGGCCCGGTCATGGTGGTGTGGTTTGCCGCGCTGGCCATCATGGGGCTGGTCAACATCGTCGAAGCGCCGCAGATCCTGTATGCGCTCAATCCCTATCACGCGCTGCGCTTCATGTACGAAAACCGCATGATCGCCTTCGTCGCGCTGGGCGCGGTGGTGCTGTCGCTGACCGGCGCCGAGGCGCTGTATGCGGACATGGGCCACTTCGGCAAAAAGCCGATCCGCGCCGCCTGGTTTCTGATCGTGTTCCCGGCGCTGGCGCTGAATTACCTGGGCCAGGGCGCGCTGCTGCTGACCCGTCCGGACGCCGTATCGAATCCCTTCTTCCACCAGTTGGGCGAGTGGAGCGTGTACCCACTGGTGGTGCTGTCGACACTGGCGGCGGTGATCGCCTCGCAGGCCACCATTTCCGGCACCTTCTCGATGACCAAGCAGGCCATCGCACTGGGCCTGCTGCCGCGCATGCGCATCCTGCACACCTCGGCCAGCGAGATCGGCCAGATCTACATCCCGGCCGTCAACTGGCTGCAACTGGCGGTGGTGCTGCTGGCGGTGGTGGGCTTCGGCTCGTCGGACAAACTGGCCGGCGCCTATGGCATCGCGGTCACCGCCACCATGCTGGCCACCACCTTCCTGACCTTCTTCGTGATCCGCTACCGTTGGCACCTGCCGCTGGCGCTGTGCTTCGCCGCCACCGGCTTCTTCATCGCGATCGACATCGCGCTGTTCTCGGCCAGTACGCTGAAGCTGTTCCATGGCGGCTGGTTCCCGCTGCTGCTGGGCGTGATCCTGTTCACCGTGATGCTGACCTGGAAGCGCGGCCGCGAGCTGGTGTTCGAGAATCTGCAGAAGCACGCGATTCCGCTGGAAGACTTCCTGTCCTCGCTGTTTGTGGCGCCGCCGACCCGTGTCTACGGCACCGCCATCTTCCTGCGCGGCGAAAGCGACGGCGTGCCGCACGCGCTGCTGCACAACCTGTCGCACAACAAGGTGCTGCATGAACGGGTGGTGTTCTTCACCGTGCACGTGGTGGAAGAGCCGTGGGTGCCCGAGGATGAACAGGTCAAGGTGACCGACCTGGGACACCAGTGCTACCAGCTGAACGTCTACTACGGCTTCAAGGACGAACCGGATATTCCAAAGGTGCTGGCGCTGTGCGAATGCCTTGGCCTGCCGTTCGAGATGATGGAGACTTCCTTCTTCATTGCCCGTCAGACGGTGATTTCGGCGCCCGGCTCCGGCATGGCGACCTGGCGCGAGCACCTGTTCGTGGCGATGTCGCGCAATGCGCGCGGCGCCGCCGACTACTACCAGATTCCTCCCAACCGCGTGATTGAACTTGGCACGCAAGTGGAAATTTGAATACAAAATAATGTAACTGAATGTAGTGCCGGGAGTGTAAGTGCCGTCGTCTGATAAACTTCTGCGCCGGGACTACCGTCAAATACGAATTCGATCAAAGGTAAATATGAAAGCGATGTTGAAATTATTCGCCGTTGCGGTCTGCGCAGCGGTGCTGGCCGCCTGCGGTGGCGGTGGGGACAAGACGCCGAAGCCGGTAGTGGTTGTCCAGCCGGCCTACAAGATGACTGAAACCGCAGTCGGCACCGGGCGCGCGGCCGTGTCGGGCGATCTGGTCACCTTCACCTATGTCGGCTACCTGTACGACTCGACCAAGTCCGACTTCAAGGGCGAAAAAATCGAAAGCTCGGTCGATATCGGCACCACCTTCACCGCCACCGTTGGCGTGGGCTTGATGCTGACCGGCTGGGATCAGACGCTGATCGGCATGCAGGCGGGCGGCAAACGCACCGCCATCCTGCCGGCCAACCTGGCCTATGGCGCCAATACCCGCGATGCGCAAACCGTCAACAACATCAAGTACGCCGCCATCACGGCCAATGCACCGCTGGTGTATGACTTCGTGATGGTGAACGTCAGCCCGCAGGTGGTCATCCCTAACGTGCCGGCGACCGAGCTGAAAACCATCGACGTCACCACCGGCACCGGCACGGCGGTTGTCAACGGTCAGACCGTCAGCGTGCGTTACACCGGCTGGCTGTATGACGGCACCCGCAGCACCTTCAAAGGCGCCAAGTTCGACGACAACACGGCAACTGGCGATACGCTGCTGAAGTTCGTGGCTGGTGGCACTGGCGTCATTCCCGGCTTCAGCACCGGTGTGATCGGCATGCAGCTGAATGGCACGCGCACCATCATCATCCCGGCCAACCTGGCTTACGGCGCTACTGCGCAAGCCGCAACGGCGCGCTACGGTGTGGTGATCCCGGCCAATTCGGCGCTGGTGTTCGACGTCACGCTGGTTTCGTCGCCATAAGCGTAGTAAACGTGTAAAAAAGGGCAGCCACTGGCTGCCCTTTTTTTATTGGCGCAGCGCCTGCGCGGGCGCGATGCGCATCGCCGACCATGTATGGCGGGCGGTGGCCGCAGCCACCACGATCAGCACCAGGACCAGCGCCACCAGGGGCGCCCATCCACCCAGCGGCGAGCGCTCGGCAAACGGCGCCAGATAGCGCGCAATCGCCAGCCAGGCCG from Duganella dendranthematis encodes:
- a CDS encoding potassium transporter Kup, producing MTEQHKKSSLAALTLAAVGIVYGDIGTSPLYTLKTIFDPEHGLALSEGNLLGIISLIFWGLTLIVSLKYVTLVLRADNRGEGGIMALMALALNSVTKAAPRWHYPLMLLGVFGATMFYGDSVITPAISVLGAIEGLEVAATGLEQYIVPLTIIVLITLYAMQRHGTAGIGRFFGPVMVVWFAALAIMGLVNIVEAPQILYALNPYHALRFMYENRMIAFVALGAVVLSLTGAEALYADMGHFGKKPIRAAWFLIVFPALALNYLGQGALLLTRPDAVSNPFFHQLGEWSVYPLVVLSTLAAVIASQATISGTFSMTKQAIALGLLPRMRILHTSASEIGQIYIPAVNWLQLAVVLLAVVGFGSSDKLAGAYGIAVTATMLATTFLTFFVIRYRWHLPLALCFAATGFFIAIDIALFSASTLKLFHGGWFPLLLGVILFTVMLTWKRGRELVFENLQKHAIPLEDFLSSLFVAPPTRVYGTAIFLRGESDGVPHALLHNLSHNKVLHERVVFFTVHVVEEPWVPEDEQVKVTDLGHQCYQLNVYYGFKDEPDIPKVLALCECLGLPFEMMETSFFIARQTVISAPGSGMATWREHLFVAMSRNARGAADYYQIPPNRVIELGTQVEI
- a CDS encoding FKBP-type peptidyl-prolyl cis-trans isomerase; the protein is MLKLFAVAVCAAVLAACGGGGDKTPKPVVVVQPAYKMTETAVGTGRAAVSGDLVTFTYVGYLYDSTKSDFKGEKIESSVDIGTTFTATVGVGLMLTGWDQTLIGMQAGGKRTAILPANLAYGANTRDAQTVNNIKYAAITANAPLVYDFVMVNVSPQVVIPNVPATELKTIDVTTGTGTAVVNGQTVSVRYTGWLYDGTRSTFKGAKFDDNTATGDTLLKFVAGGTGVIPGFSTGVIGMQLNGTRTIIIPANLAYGATAQAATARYGVVIPANSALVFDVTLVSSP